The proteins below are encoded in one region of Micromonospora pisi:
- a CDS encoding ABC transporter ATP-binding protein, which yields MTESAINTENLTKTYGRNRGLTGLDLRVERGEVYGFLGPNGAGKSTTIRLLLDLIRPTSGHVRVLGVDPRTDGVRLRRRIGYLAGDFVVDGRQTGRDLLTYLGNLRGGVPRSRIDELAARLDLDLSRRIKGLSKGNRQKIGVVQAFMHSPELLILDEPTSGLDPFLQHEFVTMVREARAAGQTVFMSSHVMSEVQQTADRVGIIREGRLITVERVEELRERAVRQVEIVFEAPVEAAEFASLPNVGDVTVTGNTLRCRLDGRADALVKAAGRHTVLSLRAEEPDLEELFFDYYSDSHDRTEVQHAAA from the coding sequence ATGACCGAGTCGGCCATCAACACCGAGAACCTGACCAAGACGTACGGCCGTAACCGTGGCCTGACCGGGCTCGACCTGCGGGTCGAGCGGGGCGAGGTGTACGGGTTCCTCGGCCCCAACGGCGCCGGCAAGTCCACCACCATCCGACTCCTGCTCGACCTGATCCGCCCCACCAGCGGTCACGTACGCGTCCTCGGCGTCGACCCGCGTACGGACGGCGTACGGCTGCGCCGCCGGATCGGCTACCTCGCCGGTGACTTCGTCGTCGACGGCCGACAGACCGGCCGGGACCTGCTCACCTACCTCGGCAACCTGCGCGGCGGGGTGCCCCGGTCCCGGATCGACGAACTCGCCGCCCGACTCGACCTCGACCTCAGTCGCCGGATCAAGGGACTCTCCAAGGGCAACCGGCAGAAGATCGGGGTGGTGCAGGCGTTCATGCACTCCCCCGAACTGCTCATCCTCGACGAGCCGACCAGCGGCCTGGACCCGTTCCTGCAACACGAGTTCGTGACCATGGTGCGCGAGGCCAGGGCCGCCGGGCAGACCGTCTTCATGTCGTCGCACGTGATGAGCGAGGTGCAGCAGACCGCCGACCGGGTCGGCATCATCCGCGAGGGGCGGTTGATCACCGTAGAGCGGGTCGAGGAACTGCGCGAACGCGCCGTACGGCAGGTCGAGATCGTCTTCGAGGCGCCGGTCGAGGCGGCCGAGTTCGCGTCGCTGCCGAACGTCGGCGACGTGACCGTCACCGGCAACACGCTCCGCTGCCGACTCGACGGGCGGGCCGACGCGCTGGTCAAGGCGGCCGGTCGGCACACCGTACTGAGCCTGCGTGCCGAGGAACCCGACCTGGAGGAACTCTTCTTCGACTATTACAGCGACAGCCACGACCGTACGGAGGTGCAGCATGCTGCTGCGTAA
- a CDS encoding thiamine pyrophosphate-dependent enzyme, which translates to MLSDVTTPQDLDDRFREAVGGLVAPTLARSADGPVHDGATLTGARALELFDAQLTSRHLDLAARWLRSFGEGFYTIGSAGHEGNAAVAAAVRPTDPALLHYRSGGFYCARVAQAATMPAQDGSDESSGADGTVNGRPREGAEHVDPVAGAARDVLRGVVASASEPIAGGRHKVFGNAALDIIPTTSTIASHLPRAVGVGFAIERQRRAAGAPPRNRSGASARLLTDARTAAAESRAAWPADAIVVCSFGDASVNHASATAAFNTAGWCDHTGLRIPVLFVCEDNGLGISVRSPDGWVAATLAAKPGIRYFSADGCDLAQTYEVASEAAAWVRRHRRPAILHLTTVRLMGHAGADAEVAYRPTADLQRDLARDPLIGTAKLIVEAGLASPEQVIARYDAVGWQVRKVAEEVLGEAKLTSAADIVAPLAPRRPVRVSRTVADAGTWAAGPGAGARATAFADRLPEAAGPLTLAQTINAALADGMLDYPAMTVFGEDVAVKGGVYGVTKGLRDRFGPSRVFDTLLDETSVLGLGLGAGLGGMLPVPEIQYLAYLHNAEDQLRGEAATMQFFSRGAYRNPMVVRVAGLAYQEGFGGHFHNDNSVAVLRDVPGLVLAVPARPDDAAPMLRSCLASAAVDGTVCVFLEPIALYHTRDLYAEGDDEWLAPYLGPGDWASGHVPVGRARVYGVGSAEDITIITFGNGVRMSLRAAARLAEEGIGSRVVDLRWLAPLPVADIFREASATGRVLVVDETRRSGGVGEGIVAGLVDAGYVGVVRRVASIDSFVPLGPAAREVLVSEDAITQGARTLLAR; encoded by the coding sequence ATGCTGTCCGACGTGACCACCCCTCAAGATCTCGACGATCGGTTCCGGGAGGCGGTCGGCGGTCTGGTCGCGCCGACCCTGGCGCGCTCGGCCGACGGGCCGGTCCACGACGGCGCCACGCTCACCGGTGCGCGCGCCCTCGAACTCTTCGACGCCCAGCTCACCAGCCGGCACCTCGACCTTGCCGCGCGCTGGCTGCGCAGTTTCGGCGAGGGCTTCTACACGATCGGCTCCGCCGGCCACGAGGGCAACGCCGCGGTGGCCGCCGCCGTACGCCCCACCGACCCCGCCCTGCTGCACTACCGCTCGGGCGGCTTCTACTGCGCGCGGGTGGCCCAGGCCGCCACGATGCCCGCCCAGGACGGCTCCGACGAGTCCAGCGGTGCTGACGGCACCGTCAACGGGCGACCCCGGGAGGGTGCCGAGCATGTCGACCCGGTCGCCGGCGCGGCCCGGGACGTGCTGCGCGGGGTCGTCGCGTCGGCCAGCGAGCCGATCGCCGGTGGTCGGCACAAGGTTTTCGGCAACGCCGCCCTCGACATCATCCCGACCACCTCCACCATCGCCTCGCATCTGCCCCGGGCGGTCGGTGTCGGATTCGCGATAGAACGCCAGCGCCGGGCCGCCGGTGCGCCGCCCCGCAACCGGTCCGGCGCCTCGGCCCGGTTGCTCACCGACGCGCGTACGGCCGCGGCCGAGTCCCGGGCCGCCTGGCCGGCGGACGCGATCGTGGTCTGCTCGTTCGGCGACGCCTCGGTCAACCACGCGAGTGCCACCGCGGCGTTCAACACCGCCGGCTGGTGCGACCACACCGGCCTGCGCATTCCGGTCCTGTTCGTCTGCGAGGACAACGGGCTCGGCATCAGCGTCCGCTCACCCGACGGCTGGGTCGCCGCGACGCTCGCCGCCAAGCCCGGCATCCGCTACTTCTCCGCCGACGGCTGCGACCTCGCCCAGACGTACGAGGTGGCGAGCGAGGCCGCCGCCTGGGTACGCCGACACCGCCGTCCGGCGATCCTGCACCTGACCACGGTCCGGTTGATGGGGCACGCGGGCGCGGACGCCGAGGTGGCGTACCGGCCGACCGCGGATCTGCAGCGGGACCTGGCCCGGGACCCGCTGATCGGCACCGCGAAACTGATCGTGGAGGCGGGGCTGGCCAGCCCGGAGCAGGTGATCGCCCGTTATGACGCGGTCGGCTGGCAGGTGCGCAAGGTCGCCGAGGAGGTGCTCGGCGAGGCGAAGCTGACCAGCGCCGCCGACATCGTCGCCCCGCTCGCCCCGCGTCGCCCCGTACGGGTCTCGCGTACCGTCGCCGACGCGGGGACCTGGGCGGCCGGGCCGGGTGCCGGGGCGCGGGCCACCGCCTTCGCCGACCGGCTGCCCGAGGCGGCCGGTCCGCTCACCCTGGCCCAGACCATCAACGCGGCGCTCGCCGACGGCATGCTCGACTATCCGGCGATGACCGTCTTCGGCGAGGACGTGGCGGTCAAGGGCGGGGTGTACGGGGTGACGAAGGGGCTGCGCGACCGGTTCGGCCCGTCCCGGGTCTTCGACACTTTGCTGGACGAGACGAGCGTGCTGGGCCTGGGGCTGGGGGCGGGGCTGGGCGGCATGCTGCCGGTGCCGGAGATCCAGTACCTGGCGTACCTGCACAACGCCGAGGACCAGTTGCGCGGCGAGGCGGCCACCATGCAGTTCTTCTCGCGGGGGGCCTACCGGAACCCGATGGTGGTGCGGGTGGCCGGCCTGGCGTACCAGGAGGGGTTCGGCGGGCACTTCCACAACGACAACTCCGTTGCCGTACTCCGGGATGTTCCCGGTCTGGTGCTCGCGGTCCCGGCGCGGCCCGACGACGCCGCGCCGATGCTGCGTTCGTGCCTGGCGAGTGCGGCGGTGGACGGTACGGTCTGCGTCTTCCTGGAGCCGATCGCGCTCTACCACACCCGGGACCTGTACGCCGAGGGCGACGACGAGTGGCTGGCGCCCTACCTGGGGCCGGGGGACTGGGCGAGTGGGCACGTGCCGGTCGGTCGGGCCCGGGTCTACGGTGTCGGTTCTGCCGAGGACATCACGATCATCACCTTCGGTAACGGGGTCAGGATGTCCCTCCGGGCCGCCGCCAGGCTGGCCGAGGAGGGGATCGGCAGCCGGGTGGTGGACCTACGCTGGCTGGCTCCGCTGCCGGTCGCGGACATCTTCCGGGAGGCTTCCGCCACTGGTCGGGTGCTGGTGGTGGACGAGACACGCCGGTCCGGAGGGGTCGGTGAGGGCATCGTCGCCGGCCTGGTGGATGCTGGATATGTGGGTGTTGTGCGGCGCGTTGCGTCTATTGACTCGTTTGTACCATTAGGTCCGGCTGCCCGGGAGGTGCTGGTGTCCGAAGATGCCATTACCCAGGGTGCCCGTACGCTGCTGGCACGGTAA
- a CDS encoding ABC transporter permease subunit, which yields MLLRNPFTKTLFDSRRSLVGWTLAIVAVGAMYASFWPTMQTPEMAEALAAYPEGLLEAFNYTDLTSAAGYLGGAVFGLLVPLLVTVFAIATGTRAVAGDEEAGTLDLLLAHPVGRVRLALHRFAALLVGLVLIGGLLGLAMIGLSGPAGFDGVGAGELLATSAQLVLFGATFGALAFAVGAATGSRGAALGGSAGVAVLAYLANAVLPQVDGLAWLQNLSPFHWYLDGDPLVNGLQTTGPLLLLATTAVLVAAGTYLFTRRDVAV from the coding sequence ATGCTGCTGCGTAACCCGTTCACGAAGACGCTCTTCGACAGTCGCCGGTCGCTGGTCGGCTGGACTCTCGCGATCGTCGCCGTCGGGGCCATGTACGCCTCGTTCTGGCCGACGATGCAGACACCGGAGATGGCCGAGGCGCTGGCCGCGTACCCGGAAGGGCTCCTCGAGGCGTTCAACTACACCGACCTGACCAGCGCCGCCGGTTACCTCGGTGGGGCGGTGTTCGGGCTGCTGGTCCCGCTGCTGGTCACCGTCTTCGCCATCGCGACCGGCACCCGCGCGGTCGCCGGTGACGAGGAGGCCGGCACCCTCGACCTGCTGCTGGCCCACCCGGTCGGGCGGGTCCGGCTCGCCCTGCACCGCTTCGCCGCACTGCTGGTCGGGCTGGTGCTGATCGGCGGACTACTCGGCCTCGCCATGATCGGGCTGAGCGGTCCGGCCGGTTTCGACGGCGTCGGCGCGGGCGAACTGCTCGCGACCAGCGCGCAACTGGTCCTCTTCGGCGCCACCTTCGGGGCGCTCGCCTTCGCCGTCGGTGCCGCCACCGGCAGCCGGGGCGCGGCGCTCGGCGGCAGCGCCGGGGTGGCGGTGCTCGCGTACCTGGCCAACGCGGTCCTGCCGCAGGTCGACGGGCTGGCCTGGTTGCAGAACCTCTCCCCGTTCCACTGGTACCTCGACGGCGATCCGCTGGTCAACGGCCTACAGACCACCGGGCCGCTGCTGCTGCTCGCCACCACCGCCGTCCTCGTCGCCGCCGGCACCTACCTCTTCACCCGCCGCGACGTCGCCGTCTGA
- a CDS encoding MarR family winged helix-turn-helix transcriptional regulator, translating into MAQTSGTAAGDVVRRILHVSDAMRHFMEADLAELGLTPAVARALHELDPDRPLPARDLAERLGCDPSNITLLVDKLERLDLVRRQVDPADRRLRTLVVSDEGRRVRDRVSRIVSDSRLLAPLTEDELATLRTLMWKVSDGGCPLEPPLT; encoded by the coding sequence ATGGCGCAGACCAGCGGTACGGCGGCGGGCGACGTGGTGCGCCGGATCCTGCACGTCTCCGACGCGATGCGGCACTTCATGGAGGCCGACCTGGCCGAACTGGGGCTCACCCCGGCGGTCGCCCGCGCCCTGCACGAGCTTGACCCGGACCGGCCACTGCCCGCCCGTGACCTGGCCGAACGCCTCGGCTGCGATCCGTCCAACATCACCTTGCTGGTGGACAAACTGGAGCGCCTGGACCTGGTACGCCGCCAGGTCGACCCGGCCGACCGTCGGCTGCGCACCCTCGTGGTCAGCGACGAGGGTCGGCGCGTACGTGACCGGGTAAGCCGGATCGTGTCCGATTCCCGGCTGCTCGCTCCCCTCACCGAGGACGAGTTGGCGACCCTGCGGACCCTGATGTGGAAGGTCTCCGACGGTGGTTGCCCCCTGGAGCCCCCGCTGACCTGA
- a CDS encoding GbsR/MarR family transcriptional regulator, with protein MVEFSPERRYIEDVGIVLTGLGLPPAYGKVLGWLLICDPPHATATEIAEATGLSKGSVSTGIRMLESSQLVRRVANPGRRGIAWELSPDAFTRAAESDRFRIFRKLMDRGIELLGGERSPLTDRLVYTRDLYAFIERELPGFIERFKTEHAQKMASTQRGEADDRVGHQHREPDQDVRP; from the coding sequence GTGGTCGAGTTCTCCCCCGAACGCCGCTACATCGAGGACGTCGGCATCGTGCTGACCGGCCTCGGCCTGCCGCCCGCGTACGGCAAGGTTCTCGGCTGGTTGCTGATCTGCGACCCGCCCCACGCGACCGCCACCGAGATCGCCGAGGCGACCGGGCTGTCGAAGGGCTCGGTGAGCACCGGCATCCGGATGCTGGAAAGCAGCCAACTGGTCCGCCGGGTGGCGAACCCGGGCCGGCGCGGCATCGCCTGGGAACTCAGCCCGGACGCGTTCACCCGGGCCGCCGAGTCCGACCGGTTCCGGATCTTCCGGAAACTCATGGACCGGGGCATCGAGCTGCTCGGCGGCGAACGGTCACCCCTCACCGACCGGCTCGTCTACACCCGGGACCTCTACGCCTTCATCGAACGTGAGCTGCCCGGATTCATCGAACGGTTCAAGACCGAACACGCCCAGAAGATGGCGAGCACCCAGAGAGGAGAGGCCGATGACCGAGTCGGCCATCAACACCGAGAACCTGACCAAGACGTACGGCCGTAA